Proteins from a single region of Chelonoidis abingdonii isolate Lonesome George chromosome 20, CheloAbing_2.0, whole genome shotgun sequence:
- the RFLNB gene encoding refilin-B isoform X2, giving the protein MLTELPKHLFENAVFSPNPLLSSCPARLCPLSFGEGVEFDPLPPKEIRYTSSVKYDSEKHFIDDVYMPVGLGISSCSQTVICIPDCTWRSYKAEVHFEPRNKPLRFTSTTIVYPKHTKTVYTTTLDYNCRKSLRRFLSSVELESAEYPGNDYLLDGC; this is encoded by the exons AATGCTGTGTTCTCCCCCAacccgctgctctccagctgccctgcgAGGTTATGCCCTTTATCCTTTGGCGAAGGAGTTGAGTTTGACCCTCTGCCACCAAAGGAAATAAG GTACACCTCCTCAGTGAAGTATGACTCAGAGAAGCACTTCATCGATGATGTCTATATGCCGGTGGGCTTAGGCATTTCCTCATGCAGCCAAACAGTCATCTGCATCCCTGATTGCACGTGGCGCAGTTACAAAGCCGAGGTCCACTTTGAGCCTCGGAACAAGCCCTTGCGTTTCACCAGCACCACCATTGTCTACCCAAAGCACACCAAAACTGTGTACACCACCACTCTGGATTACAACTGCAGGAAGTCCTTGCGGCGGTTCTTGTCCAGCGTAGAGCTGGAGTCTGCAGAATACCCTGGGAATGATTACCTCCTGGATGGCTGCTGA